Proteins from a single region of Hordeum vulgare subsp. vulgare chromosome 6H, MorexV3_pseudomolecules_assembly, whole genome shotgun sequence:
- the LOC123403561 gene encoding pentatricopeptide repeat-containing protein At2g17140-like: protein MDLARRVFDAMPARNDFSFGILARGYCRAGRSADALGVLDEMPRMNLVVCNTVVAGFCREGQVDQAERLVERMRGQGLAPNVVTFNGRISALCKAGRVLEAYRIFNDMQEAREPGLPRPDQVTFDVMLSGFCDAGMVDEARVLVDIMRCGGFLRKVESYNRWLSGLVRNGKIGEAQELLSEMAHEGVQPNGYTYNIIVNGLCKEGKSFDVRRVEDFVRSGVMTPDVVTYTSLLRAYCSKGNTFAANRILDEMAQKGCAPNLFTYNVLLESLWKAGRTTEVERLLERMGEKGYSLDTTSCNIIIDGLCRSSKLDMAMDVVDEMWIKGSLALGRLGSSFSSLASDSFLSKKCLPDRITYTTLMNALCKEGRFDEAKKRLLEMIAKDISPDSVIYDTFIHGYCKHGKTSSAIKVLRDMEKKGFNPSTRSYNLLIWGFQEKDMSDEILELMSEMKEKGISSNVMTYNSLIKSFCEQGMVNKARPLLDEMLQNEIVPNVTSFGLLIKAFCKIADFSAAQRVFDVALSTCGQKEVLYCLMCAQLSTHARWIEAKNILETALEMRISIQSFPYKQIIVGLCDVHEADQAHSLLKLFIAKGYSFDPATFMPVIDALSEMGKKQDADVLSEKMIEMADGNVGHAVVSGVVTTRSRKHEHDKYADSDWHSLLHRDDSARTVMKITNRVRTGWGQRGNIYEHKRQQDDDIYVLENSG, encoded by the coding sequence atgGACCTCGCACGCAGGGTGTTCGACGCGATGCCCGCCAGGAACGACTTCAGCTTCGGGATCCTGGCGCGTGGGTACTGTCGTGCGGGCAGGAGCGCCGACGCGCTTGGTGTGCTCGACGAAATGCCGAGGATGAACCTGGTGGTCTGCAACACGGTGGTGGCGGGGTTCTGCCGGGAGGGCCAGGTGGACCAGGCCGAGAGGCTGGTGGAACGGATGCGGGGGCAGGGGCTCGCGCCCAATGTGGTCACGTTCAATGGCAGGATCTCTGCGCTCTGCAAGGCTGGCCGGGTGCTGGAGGCATACAGGATATTCAATGATATGCAGGAGGCCCGGGAGCCGGGTCTGCCGAGGCCTGACCAGGTGACGTTCGACGTGATGCTCAGCGGGTTCTGTGATGCCGGGATGGTGGATGAGGCAAGGGTGCTGGTGGACATTATGAGATGCGGGGGGTTCCTGAGGAAGGTCGAGAGTTACAACCGCTGGTTGTCAGGATTGGTGAGGAATGGTAAGATCGGAGAGGCGCAAGAGTTGTTGAGCGAGATGGCTCATGAGGGTGTCCAGCCTAATGGCTATACATACAATATCATTGTCAATGGATTGTGTAAGGAGGGCAAGTCGTTTGATGTAAGGAGGGTGGAGGATTTTGTGAGGAGTGGTGTGATGACACCAGATGTTGTGACTTATACTAGTTTGCTCCGTGCTTATTGCTCAAAGGGAAACACTTTCGCTGCCAACAGGATCCTTGATGAGATGGCGCAGAAGGGGTGTGCCCCAAATTTGTTCACCTACAATGTTTTGCTGGAGAGTTTGTGGAAAGCTGGTAGGACTACAGAGGTAGAAAGGTTGTTGGAGAGGATGGGTGAGAAAGGATATAGCTTGGATACAACAAGCTGcaatatcatcattgatggaCTATGCAGAAGCAGTAAATTAGATATGGCTATGGACGTTGTCGATGAAATGTGGATTAAAGGAAGTTTGGCTCTTGGCAGATTGGGTAGTTCGTTTTCAAGTTTAGCGAGTGATTCTTTCCTCAGCAAAAAATGTCTACCTGACCGAATCACTTACACAACTTTGATGAATGCATTGTGCAAAGAAGGAAGGTTCGACGAAGCAAAGAAACGATTACTTGAGATGATAGCAAAAGATATTTCTCCTGATTCAGTTATATATGATACCTTTATTCACGGTTATTGCAAGCATGGCAAGACATCTTCAGCCATTAAGGTTCTGAGAGACATGGAAAAGAAAGGTTTCAACCCAAGCACAAGGTCATACAACTTGTTGATTTGGGGATTTCAAGAAAAAGACATGTCGGATGAAATCCTTGAGTTGATGAGTGAAATGAAGGAGAAGGGGATCTCTTCTAACGTCATGACCTACAATAGTTTGATAAAATCCTTTTGTGAACAAGGAATGGTGAACAAAGCAAGGCCTTTGTTAGATGAAATGTTGCAGAATGAAATAGTTCCTAATGTAACTTCTTTTGGCTTGTTGATCAAGGCTTTTTGTAAGATTGCAGATTTCTCTGCAGCTCAGAGGGTCTTTGATGTTGCTTTGAGTACATGTGGTCAGAAGGAAGTGCTCTATTGCTTAATGTGCGCCCAACTCTCCACTCATGCTAGGTGGATAGAAGCCAAGAACATTCTTGAAACAGCACTTGAAATGAGAATCTCTATCCAAAGTTTCCCATATAAACAGATCATCGTGGGGCTCTGCGATGTTCATGAGGCAGACCAAGCGCATAGTCTTCTCAAGTTGTTTATAGCTAAAGGATATTCATTTGATCCAGCCACATTCATGCCTGTCATAGATGCACTAAGTGAAATGGGAAAGAAGCAGGATGCTGATGTACTGTCGGAAAAGATGATCGAAATGGCAGATGGTAATGTTGGTCATGCTGTTGTTTCTGGTGTGGTTACCACTAGAAGCCGGAAGCATGAGCATGACAAGTATGCTGACAGTGATTGGCATTCCCTTCTGCACAG